The following are encoded together in the Cohaesibacter gelatinilyticus genome:
- a CDS encoding VPA1262 family N-terminal domain-containing protein, whose amino-acid sequence MTMNNAKHWLWIATTSKDQIVYGCLVFNAEFWSKLAVDISRKSKLMDGNLTVFQALLDSAEALDTKQVLVDSSVLDLTQYGGPCVDLSKGGYRLDDGFGKNSVPVETYLSVNFPELSDERWLETFELLEQELGIKFRYAPAKLGTLEIFQDLRADLPKPLLGFKAGHVEDHDFKNYPDKFNLIKLGKFNEQLNVHVQLKLGDDLVYSKLLKLSSSRQEEFTALPFDRYSMSVFDDQGSLVQLDEHPLITRIPFNMSPMQGTLQIDDTLTRSAQGVSREVGEQASIVKPRSTQRSMVGVNVTEYETHRLRNSTLVDRLFPSSEYDRWFPKGVTEEVGVIRHLNKLLDGGQVKSAIIVDPFFGIDTLKRVITRLESVDVKLTIVTSLCSTDPETNRKTNRLVEDLDQALMELRDRGVPRCCRNLNVVNMTDGNKQAFHDRYLCLSTHDGQREIYLMSNSLNKMAGNWPFCLTKIDAPTTQQVLPYIDGLARGEDVSGATNSEVDYRWP is encoded by the coding sequence ATGACGATGAATAATGCCAAACATTGGCTATGGATAGCCACAACCAGCAAAGATCAAATTGTCTATGGCTGCTTGGTTTTCAACGCAGAGTTTTGGTCCAAATTAGCTGTTGACATTAGTAGAAAATCGAAGCTCATGGACGGTAATCTGACGGTGTTTCAAGCGTTGCTTGATTCAGCAGAAGCGCTGGATACAAAACAAGTATTAGTCGACAGTTCGGTACTAGATCTCACGCAATATGGAGGGCCTTGTGTTGATCTAAGCAAAGGTGGATATAGATTGGATGACGGATTTGGTAAAAATTCTGTACCCGTAGAAACCTACCTATCAGTCAACTTCCCAGAACTTTCGGATGAACGGTGGCTTGAAACATTTGAACTGCTTGAACAAGAACTAGGTATTAAATTTCGATATGCACCAGCTAAATTGGGCACCTTAGAAATTTTCCAAGACCTCAGAGCTGATCTTCCAAAACCACTTTTAGGATTCAAAGCTGGTCATGTTGAAGATCACGATTTCAAGAACTACCCAGATAAGTTCAATCTGATCAAACTTGGTAAATTTAACGAACAGTTGAATGTACATGTTCAATTGAAGCTTGGTGATGATCTTGTGTACTCAAAACTGCTTAAGCTTTCTTCAAGCCGTCAAGAAGAATTTACTGCCTTACCATTCGACAGATATTCTATGTCGGTTTTTGATGATCAAGGCTCGCTTGTGCAGTTAGACGAACATCCTCTTATAACGCGAATTCCGTTCAACATGTCCCCAATGCAGGGCACGCTACAAATTGACGATACCTTAACGAGATCAGCCCAGGGAGTTAGTCGAGAAGTTGGGGAGCAGGCTTCTATTGTAAAACCACGGTCAACACAGCGCTCAATGGTCGGCGTCAATGTTACAGAATATGAAACACATAGGTTGAGAAACTCGACACTGGTAGATCGGTTATTTCCAAGTTCAGAATACGATCGCTGGTTTCCAAAGGGTGTTACTGAGGAGGTAGGTGTAATCCGACATCTAAACAAACTCCTAGACGGTGGGCAGGTTAAATCTGCCATCATCGTAGATCCCTTCTTTGGAATCGATACACTCAAGCGAGTTATTACTAGGCTGGAGAGTGTTGACGTAAAACTCACTATTGTAACAAGCCTTTGCTCAACTGACCCCGAGACAAATCGCAAGACCAATCGACTGGTCGAAGATCTTGACCAAGCCTTGATGGAACTAAGAGACCGTGGTGTACCGAGGTGCTGTAGGAACCTTAATGTCGTAAATATGACTGACGGAAATAAACAAGCTTTTCATGATCGTTATCTGTGCCTATCTACTCATGATGGGCAACGAGAGATCTACTTGATGTCAAATAGCTTAAACAAAATGGCTGGAAATTGGCCATTTTGCTTAACGAAAATTGATGCCCCAACCACACAGCAAGTACTTCCTTATATCGATGGGCTCGCCAGAGGAGAGGACGTGTCTGGGGCAACCAACTCTGAAGTAGATTATAGGTGGCCATGA
- a CDS encoding DUF2293 domain-containing protein, producing MTRQQPRQKQRFKKFQLRQIEQALLNHFPYCPSEHRQLILEKMTERNWTRKTSLTRAISIVVHNHIRHHLTDYEEMLREKHLTRDEAS from the coding sequence ATGACCCGACAGCAGCCGCGACAAAAACAGCGTTTCAAAAAGTTTCAACTCCGGCAAATTGAGCAAGCCTTGCTCAACCATTTCCCTTATTGCCCATCAGAGCATCGACAGCTGATTTTGGAAAAAATGACTGAGAGAAATTGGACCAGAAAAACTTCTCTCACCCGCGCCATCTCAATCGTCGTTCATAATCATATTCGTCATCATCTGACCGATTATGAGGAGATGCTCAGAGAAAAACATCTGACGCGAGATGAGGCAAGCTGA